A single region of the Ziziphus jujuba cultivar Dongzao chromosome 10, ASM3175591v1 genome encodes:
- the LOC107411352 gene encoding cytokinin riboside 5'-monophosphate phosphoribohydrolase LOG1: MEREMEMKLSKFKRICVFCGSSPGKKNTYKEAAIELGKELVSRNIDLVYGGGSVGLMGLISQAVYDGGRHVIGVIPKTLMPREITGETVGEVKAVADMHQRKAEMARNSDAFIALPGGYGTLEELLEVITWAQLGIHDKPVGLLNVDGYYNSLLSFIDKAVEEGFINPTARHIIVSAPTPKELVKKLEEYFPRHERVASKLSWEIEQFGCSPKFDISR, encoded by the exons atggagagGGAAATGGAAATGAAACTTTCTAAATTCAAGAGGATTTGTGTGTTTTGTGGTAGTAGTCCTGGGAAGAAGAACACTTATAAGGAGGCTGCTATTGAACTTGGGAAGGAATTG GTTTCAAGGAACATTGATCTGGTTTATGGAGGAGGAAGTGTTGGTTTGATGGGTTTAATCTCTCAAGCTGTCTATGATGGTGGTCGTCATGTCATTGg AGTTATTCCCAAGACACTCATGCCTAGAGAG ATAACCGGAGAAACAGTGGGGGAAGTAAAAGCAGTAGCAGATATGCACCAAAGGAAGGCAGAGATGGCTAGAAATTCTGATGCTTTTATTGCCTTACCTG GTGGTTATGGGACACTTGAAGAGCTTCTAGAAGTCATAACCTGGGCTCAACTTGGCATCCATGACAAGCCG GTGGGATTGTTAAATGTGGATGGATACTACAACTCGTTGTTGTCATTTATTGACAAAGCAGTAGAGGAAGGCTTTATTAATCCAACAGCACGCCATATAATTGTCTCTGCCCCTACTCCAAAGGAGTTAGTCAAGAAATTGGAG GAATATTTCCCTCGGCATGAAAGAGTAGCTTCAAAATTAAGCTGGGAGATTGAACAGTTCGGCTGCTCCCCAAAATTTGACATCTCAAGGTGA